The Canis lupus baileyi chromosome 26, mCanLup2.hap1, whole genome shotgun sequence DNA window AGTTTTCTCAAGGTTCGTTTTTGTTTTAGCATGTAAtgatacttcatttcttttcatagctaagtaatattccacagTTTGTTTACCTGTTGAAACCTCATTTGAGGTTTCTTAACTTTtgaactattatgaataatgctgctctgaacactTGTGTTCATGGTTTTAGGAGAGGAGGCTTGCCATTGTCTTGGTTATATATCTAGGATAGGGATTACTGGTTTATTTGGCAAGTCTCTTGTTAACTATTTGAGAAACCGCCAGACTCCTACAGCAGCtgcatttcacattcccaccagtgtTGTGCAGGGgctccagttgctccacatcctcatcagtactttctgttttctgatttgtttttggttttgttttttgataatacTAATGAGCATGGAGTGatactcattgtggttttgatttctgttaCATCTGATTGCCCTCATGGTTAGTATGTTGAGATCCTTTTCATGTACtcattagccatttgtatatcttcattGGAGAAATGTTGGTTTAATTTCTTTACCCGTTTTTGAGTTGagtgttttttattattggattttAGAAATTCTTGTTTCTAAGAATTTGGAAATTCTTATTtagatattcatattttatttatgtttatatgttaactcattttaaataatttattcatcccttatcaaatatataatttgtacatattttctcccattatgtgggttgcttttttattctgttattgATACCCTTTAACATGAAATCTTAAATGAGTTTTATAGTTGTAGCTCTTaggtttaggtctttgattcattttgagttaatttttgtatacagtGTTAGGTAAGGATCCAACTTCACTCTTTTGCTTGTTGCTATACAGTTTTCCCAGCGCTTTTTGTTGAATACACTATCCTTGGCCCCCTCAATGGAAATTGATAATCTGTTTGACCCTCTGTTCTGTCCCATTTGTCTtacatgtctgtctttatgccagtatcGCACTGTTTTAATTATGTAGCTTTGTTTTGAAATCAGTCACtatgagtcttccaactttgatcttttttttttttttcaagattgtttggctattctgggactcttcatcttcatcttcatcttcatatgGATTTTAGGATGAATTTGTCAGTCTGTGCTAAGAAGCCAGCTGGAATTTGATGGGAATTCTATTGAATCCATACACTAGTTTGGAAAGTGTTGACATCTTAACATTGTTAAGTCTTCCAAACTGTGAACTGAGGGTGCCTttgcatttatttagatctttctaATTTTGTTCAGTAATATGTTAAAGTTTTAGTGTGTATGCCTtgcacttctttggttaaatatactcctaagtattttgttctttttgatgctgtGGTAAATGGAGTTTTCTCACTTTCCTCTTCAGTTTGTTAATTGCTAGTTTTATACACGACAACCTTGCTGAAATTAGCTAGAAtgggtttgggggtttttgtttgtttttttgggtttttttgatgCCTTAAGATTTTGTACAAAATCATGTAATTGTGTCATCTGCAGATAGCTAAACTTCTCCAATTtggatcttttttatttcatttacttgttaTTTGCCCTGACCAGACCTTCTAGAACAGTGGTAAATAGAAGTAGCAAGAGCacatatccttgtcttgttcacATCTtagaaagctttcagtttttcctcattaaatAGAATGTTAGCCTTAGGTCTTCTGTGGATACGCTTTATCAGTTTGAGGGAATacccttctcttcctttattaAGTGTTTTTATCCTAAAAGCATATTGGGTTTTGTCAAGTACTTCTCTCTGCACCTGTTGAGATGATCGTatggtttttgttctttattaataTGTGGTatttcattgattgattttcatatttgaGCCAACCTtacattcctgagataaatcctTCTTGATTATTGTGAAGTTTGGGGATCTTCAAGAGCACCTTCTGGTTTGATATTTCTCTAGAAGCACTCACAGGACTCCGTGAAAGCTGTTAAACCACAATTATAGTTTATTATACCAAagaatacagattaaaatcagcaaaaGGAAGGGGTGCTTGGGGCAGGATCCAGTAGAACTTCCTTTTGTCCTTCCAGTGGAGTTGTACAGATAGCACTTATTTCTCCAAACAATGATGTGTGATGAAAATATGCATGGAATATTGCCAACAGGGGAAGAAGTTCACCTGTACTGggtttctagaatttttatgtctCAGTCACAGACATAGCTGATCTTATTCTCTAGTCCCTCCATAGGTTGAGCTGAAGCACGTTGTCAGAGACACCCAGGTAAACAAAAACACTCTTTCAGGCAGGATATTCCAAGCTTAGAGATGACCACCAtggcccctgccccgcccccgccaccccAGGAGCCACAGACAAAGACAAGACCTCACTTTGGAGAAAATTAATCCTGTATTGTATAGTCATGATGTGTAGTCCTTTTTATAAGTCACAgtttgtttgctagtattttgtggaggattttcAGTCTGTAGTCATaaggatatttatatttaattttctttttaaggatatttaattttcttgtagATCTTTGGTTTTGATAGCAAGGCAATATTGGGTTTATGGAATGAGTTGGGAAGTAATCCCTTCTCATTGGAAGAATTCATGAACAATTGGTGTTCATTCTTTAAACATTAGgtagaattcaatgatttttttctgttttcctgtttttggtttcattgatttctaatattatttcatccttctttctttagatttattttacacttctttttttagagaattGAGACAGAAACTGAGCTTATGGATTTTCCTCTGTTGTATATGCATGTTTAGTGCTATCAGTTCCCCTCTAAACACGGCTTTGACTATGTCtcactattttgttattttatttatttcattgtatttattgatttctgtGAGTTATTTAGATGTGCTTTGGTTAACTACCAagtgtttggagattttcctgtttatctttctgttgttgatttctgGTTTGATTCCATCATGGCTGGAGAACATACTCTGTGCGATTTTAATTCTTAGCaattttttatagttattttatggcccagaatatggcCTGACATGGCATTTGTTCTGTGGGTCTGCCGTTGCTTGGTGACATGTTCTGTAGTGTGAATTAGATCTTGGTTGACTGCATTATTGAGTTCTGTATtacttactgattttctatctaTATCCATTGTTGAGACTGGAGTGGATTTGTCTCTCGTTATCATtctttgcttcacatattttgcagCTCAGTTGTTTACTGCATACATATTTAGGATTGCCATGTCTTTTTGGTGAGTTGgcacttttatcattttataacaTCCCCCACTATCTCTATTAGTTCTCTCTtttctgaagtctactttatctgatattagtacagcttcttttgcttctttttgattaatatttatatgacatatcttttcccatcctttttcTTTGAACCTGCCTATATCACTGTAattgaagtgagtttcttatgGACAGCATATAGCTCTgtgtcatgatttttttaaatccattctcccaatctctgtctcttaattggtgtatttagaacattcacatttaatgtaattattgatatattaagGCTTAAgtctgctgttttatttattgttttctgtttgttttgtttttttatttttctgttttctttttcctgccttatATAGTGGGTTGCTTGATTATCTGTACTGTTTTCAAGTAAGTGTCTTTGACTAGCTGTTTTTAGTTGCTCTGGGTGTAACTAGTACATGATTTATCACAAGCTGAtgtgttattttattgttttgagtgAAATATAGAAGTCTACTTTATGCCCCTTTGTCCTCCTCATTCAGTATATAATTGTTTTCTCtacatactttgagaaccacatctatgataaattttaatttcagtcttcCAACATAATGTAGAAAACACAAGGAGAAAAAGCCCATTGTGTTTACCCATGTTTTGCTtattgtattctttctttctcctgatGATCCAAGATTActtctttcattatttcctttccatttagAGAACATTCCTTTGCCATTCTTTTAGGGCAGATTTCACTGGTGACAAATTCTGTATGTTCCTTTATCTGGGAGTGTTTTGATATCCTTCATTTCTGAAGCTTATTTTCCTAGGGTATATAGCTCTAGGTTGACGATTATTCTCTATTAGCATTTATGAAAAATGCATCACTTAGGACCTCAATGGCTTCTGATGAGAAGTCTACTGTCATTCAAGTTGTTTTCCTCCTGTAGGTAAAGTACCATTTTTTTCCTGGCCACTTTAAAGTTTTTTCCTTAACTTAAGTTTTTCAGAAGTTTATGTGGCTTGACCTGGGTATCTTTGCTTAGGTTTCACTAAACTTCTTGAATCTATAGGTTATCTTTCTTGACAAATTTAGGAAGtcttcagccattatttcttcaagtacaTTTTCAgcccttctctctgtcttcccctccCAGGTCTTAGACAACTTGAATGTTAGACCTTATTTTACAGTTATATAGGTCCTTCATGCTGTCtgttcatttgttgttgttgctgctgctgttgttgttttcagTCTATTGTCGCCTCTGTTATTCAGACTGAGTAATTTCTAAAGTTCTGTCATCAGTGACGACTGAatctttcctctctcctgcctTTTGTTCTATTGAACCCATCTACTTTTTATGCTGattattgtggggttttttattattgtgttttttagttttgaagTTTCCATttgtggggcagctgggtggctcagttggttaagcatctgccctcggctcaggcaatgatctctgggtcctgggattgaatcccaagttggcctccctgctcagcagagagtctgcttctgcttctgcttctgcctcttcctctccccttgcttgttctctctttctctcaaataaataacatctgaaatgtccatttgtttctttttcatatcttACTGGGTTTTCATGCTGGAAATTTCTTTGTTgatgctttgttttttcttcagttttaagcatttttataatTGCTTGTTGGAGCATTTTTATGAGGGCTCCTTTAAAATCATTGTTCTGTAATCTTAACATTTCTGTCACTTCGGAGCTGTCATCTGTTGGTAGTTGTTTTTCATTCAGCTTAAGATCTCCTTTCTTGATGTTGTAAGTCTATGATACTGAGTTTAAAGGATAGATTGATAGCTAAACTGATGTAAgatacacaaatattttctaaaggacAGACAAGGATCAGTTTGCCTACTATAAGAAGGCAAACCTTTGAAATCTAATTCTGCTTTCTGTGCCTAGGTTGGGGCAAACACCATGGATAATCCTTTGTTGAAGTACAGTGCAAAGGACTACTTTTTTAAAGCAGCCCTCTGTCACTTCATAGTAGATGAGCTGAATGCCAAGGTAAGGAGTGTGGCAGCACTTTACTCATGAGAACAGGCCTCAGTCCTCTGTCATTCATGATATACTTTGTTGGGTGATACTGGTTATAAGCAAGACCAAACTGTGTgcattaataataatactaacagTAACACTATGCTGTGCATCCTAGCTGTAATCTTGAAACAGCTGCCGAAATGGTAGCTGTATTCCCTTCAGTAGTTTTGCTTTACTGAAATTagggggcaggggcacctggatggcacagttggttaagcatcggactcttagtttcagctcagggtcctgagattgagccctgtgtcaggctccatacttagcggggagtctgctggagatcctctccctctgcccctcctgctcatgctctcgctctcaaatagataaatctaagaaaagaaagaaaaagaaggaaggaaggaagggaggaaggaagggagggagggagggaggaaggaggaaggaaggagaaaagaaaagaaaagaagagaaaagaaaaaaaaaagaaaagaaaagaaaggaaaagggaaaggaaagggaaaaagagaaaagaaaagagggaacaaagagggagacaaagtaGAATAACATCCTTTGTTTCAAACTCCAAAATCAAGTAGGAAGACAGGAGGCAAGGACTTGGGCAGCCTTGCTTTCATCACGTCTGTGGCTGGGAGAGTGGAAGTAAAGTTGCTGAGGGAAAGGTGTCCTTCCCTCCAAGCCTCGAGCAGAGCTCTCACTGGGATTTACGTGGGATCCGGACAGCATTAAGGAAGAGCTTCTCTATGTAGTGGATGGAAACAGACATCTGGTCTATGAGTTTTTACAAATTAGATTTGGTCCACATTATCTTCTCTACAGCAACCTAATTCAGAAAAATTGGTTTGAAAATTTATTCTTAACAAGTTGGTAATTCAAATTGAATAGTTTCCTGTCgattttgatgttgagtttaatagcaTACTTCTATATTTAAATAGGCTGCAGATAAATCTTACTGTAGTAAGATATTCAGATAAAAAGGcctttatggggatccctgggtggcgcagtggtttggcgcctgcctttggcccagggcgcgattctggagacccgggatcgaatcccacgtcgggctcccagtgcatggagcctgcttctccctctgcctgtatctctgcctctctctctctctgtgactatcataaataaataaaaatttaaaaaaaaaaagagattataaaaaaaaagggggctttATGTCCTGATTTAGTGAGTGAAATACTAACAACTAACTTTTCTCTTTCAGCTTGCTCTTGAGAAATATGAGGAAATGTTTCCAGCATTTACTGATTCAAGAGAATGTAAGTTATTGAAAGTAAGTAACATCACagctttgaagaagaaaaaatcctTTGCTGTAAGGTGGGATTGGGCCTAAAGTGAAGCTCTGACTCTCTGAGGAGCACTGGTACTCTCCTGCTTTTGTGTAATAGGTCTTAGATGCCAACAGAGTCAAGGACATAAGCACTGTGTTCTAAACCAAGCAGCTCAGAAATGTTAGCACAAAAACTAGGTCCCTGACTTGGGGTAACTCGTGGCTTATATTTGAGTACTTTCTCTATTCTAGAAGGTGTTTAGCAGTGTTAGTTATTGTGATACTAAGGCTATTTCTGGATTTAAAGTATCTATTTGTAGCTGAAACTTTTTAGCGTAACAAACTAATTTGTCCATACTTATGCTACCAGAAACTTCTAGAAGCTCACGAAGAACAGAACAGTGAAGCTTATACTGAAGCAGTAAGTTATGCATTCGGGATATAGTgcattcattaaaatttaaattacagaaaCATCTTTTCATTGTATGAGTGCTGAAcatttatttgaacatttttctagtatacctaagttttattttcccaaaagcCATATTTTATATATCCCACAAACCTTTACAATTATTTAGTTCTATAGCCATGATGAATTTAACTGAAAAACAAGTTTGAGAGAGAATATTACATACTGTACAATTTGCtgtttgaatgttttcttttgaaaataatttgatccGTAAATAAGTGTAAAGTAAAATCAGTTAAATGCAACTTAACATATAAAAACAGTTTGCTATATTCTTGGAATAAaagaaatgtggaagaaatgtGGAAGACTTTTTTATATTCGTTAGTTTTGTTTTCCCCTATTTGCCATCTTATGTTTAGAATCAGGCGATTACTCAGTATCCTCCATTATTCATCATGGCTTTGAAGCAGTAGTGGAAAGGAATGTTTCCCCCCTTTGACTTTCGCTACCAAACTATTCACATCCTATTCAAATATCATTCTTTGGTAACGCATTGAAATGAGTTAAAGGGATTCCACTATCACACATTCTGTCTCTGCACCGTAATGTTTCATGTTCCCTTATACAGCCTCTCATTTCCTTTATCACATTAAGTATAAAGGTCCAATTATAAAGGTGGTTAGGAGCTCAGCATGTTAGCATTGGAGTGGTTTAAAAGAACAGGAACTTGTCACTAGCTCCATCAAAATAGTCACAAaacaaaccattttattttattttatttattttattttattattttattttatattttattttattttataagattttatttatttattcatgagacagagaggccggagacacagagagagaagcaggctccatgcagggagcctgatgtgggactcaagcccaggactccaggattactccctaggccgaaggcaggcactcaaccgctgagccatccaggtgtcccaaaacaaaCCATTTTAATGAAGAAAGTTTTAAACTGGAATGAATGATTTAAATGAAGACAGTTGGAGGGATTAGCACTAGAAATGTTTAAACAGCTTGGGgtgttgtttctttgtgttttatttccatggactaattctttttttttttttttttcaactaggTGAAGGAATTTGATTCAATATCTCGCTTGGATCAGTGGCTCACAACCATGTTGCTTCGTATCAAAAAGTCCATCCAAGGGGATGGAGAAGGAGATGGGGACCTAAAGTGAACATTTGTGTCTTTGTGGCATGCAGCTGACTCCTCTTTAGTTCATGTTAGGGCCACATGATCTTTATGGGATGCCCATTTAATGGCTTAATTCTCTTGCACATGAGCCAAACCATCTGTGTGTTTAAGCTCCCTGTGTTTGTGTCTTTGTGAAAACGGATGGCTGGGAAGCTCCTGTGCACAATGTGGGTGTGATGGGCTATTTCATGCTTGTCAGAGTCCCCAGAAACATTACAGAGTTTTGAGATAATTACTTCAGACTCTTATTCTtgttattttcatatttgcaGAGCCTGTGTTTAACTTGGTcacatatttttgtcattttctgggACTGGAGTACCCATCCTACTAATTGTTGTAATAGATGCTTTGCATATTTTCcatttatggaaaataaatttgCACCTGGATGTTTTCTCTAAGTATATGGGTTTAGTTCAGGGTGATTGTTAGGAATGAGTTTTAATGATTTCACTTACCAGAActggtttattttgttgttatcgTGATTCTTTTGATGGTGCTAGTGacctgtttgtttgctttttatattgTTGTGTATGCGGACGTGCATGCGAAAGTTCAGAACAGCCGGGGTCTGCCAGCATCACTTGCTTAATGTTGTGAGAACAGGGAGCTTCCTGGCAGGGCTTGCTGATGTGTGTGGGCAGATGTTAGGATGAGTCTGATGGATGTGTACTCCTTCACACACATGAAATCCATATGAAACagaatttctccttttcctggaGAGTTTCCACTTTTAGTTGGGGTGGAACCCTTTCTTTATATTCACATAAAAGTGATGTGACTGCATGTCCCTTTTGTTTACTTTCATGTTCATGCACTTACCCACATTGAGACGGTGCCTGCTGTGCCACTGCCGTGTGAGTCCTCCTCCTGGCCGCAGACAGAATGGGTCATTGATTTTACCCATATACTAAAAGGGGTAAATATAGGACAGAGGTTTACCGTGTGTCCAGTTGGAGAAGAAAGGCAACTAGCTTCTGAGGAAGTTTGACTTTGCTCTCGGCTAATGGGTTTGTTTTGGCTTGTATGTTTGAATTCAGTTGTGTCATTTTGATTTACATAACATACTCTGTTAATTTACGAACTTACATGCTGACACTGCTCTAGACATGGTCATGCATTTGTTGCCAGACCTAGCTTGTTGGGTCTAAGTTATGCTGCTGTCATTAAAGACAGATAATGAATTTTTCCATGTTAGGTCAGATGGAAACTGGCATTTGAAgggtg harbors:
- the NAPB gene encoding beta-soluble NSF attachment protein isoform X5, producing the protein MHFVRQPSSICSFRASMTLPPASWMLAMLTRRQTLKGRFTIAAKHHITIAEIYETELVDIEKAIAHYEQSADYYKGEESNSSANKCLLKVAAYAAQLEQYQKAIEIYEQVGANTMDNPLLKYSAKDYFFKAALCHFIVDELNAKLALEKYEEMFPAFTDSRECKLLKKLLEAHEEQNSEAYTEAVKEFDSISRLDQWLTTMLLRIKKSIQGDGEGDGDLK